One part of the Vitis riparia cultivar Riparia Gloire de Montpellier isolate 1030 chromosome 15, EGFV_Vit.rip_1.0, whole genome shotgun sequence genome encodes these proteins:
- the LOC117931721 gene encoding syntaxin-71-like isoform X1 yields MSVIDLIERVDAICRRYEKYDLDNHNEALGSQYDVVEAGIEASLQKLEAATTEEDRAFDVAMKADVQQTKAYLLEEVSELQKLTLERVNLLSKEEFAAQNNLISMLKERIEAISDGIARGAKQTGGWATSASHGGIKIGSTSDKIFGSNYCQQTEESIRFRQGNEMQKMKQD; encoded by the exons ATGAGTGTGATCGATTTGATCGAGCGCGTCGATGCGATCTGCAGAAGATACGAGAAGTACGATCTCGACAACCACAATGAAGCTCTGGGATCTCAATACGACGTCGTCGAGGCCGGCATCGAAGCCTCTCTCCAG AAATTGGAGGCTGCAACAACGGAGGAAGACAGGGCTTTTGATGTCGCAATGAAGGCCGACGTTCAACAAACTAAGGCCTATTTGCTAGAGGAGGTTTCCGAATTGCAGAAACTTACTCTTGAAAGG GTcaatttgctttcaaaagaAGAGTTTGCGgctcaaaataatttaatatctatGCTAAAAGAGAGGATTGAAGCAATTTCAGATGGGATTGCAAGGGGGGCTAAACAAACTGGCGGGTGGGCAACTTCAGCATCGCATGGAGGAATTAAAATTGGCTCAACTTCAG ATAAGATATTTGGCAGTAATTACTGTCAGCAAACTGAAGAGTCTATCCGATTTAGGCAGGGAAATGAAATGCAGAAAATGAAACAG GATTAA
- the LOC117931721 gene encoding syntaxin-71-like isoform X2: MRSAEDTRSTISTTTMKLWDLNTTSSRPASKPLSSFGIPQKLEAATTEEDRAFDVAMKADVQQTKAYLLEEVSELQKLTLERVNLLSKEEFAAQNNLISMLKERIEAISDGIARGAKQTGGWATSASHGGIKIGSTSDKIFGSNYCQQTEESIRFRQGNEMQKMKQD, from the exons ATGCGATCTGCAGAAGATACGAGAAGTACGATCTCGACAACCACAATGAAGCTCTGGGATCTCAATACGACGTCGTCGAGGCCGGCATCGAAGCCTCTCTCCAG tttcggAATTCCGCAGAAATTGGAGGCTGCAACAACGGAGGAAGACAGGGCTTTTGATGTCGCAATGAAGGCCGACGTTCAACAAACTAAGGCCTATTTGCTAGAGGAGGTTTCCGAATTGCAGAAACTTACTCTTGAAAGG GTcaatttgctttcaaaagaAGAGTTTGCGgctcaaaataatttaatatctatGCTAAAAGAGAGGATTGAAGCAATTTCAGATGGGATTGCAAGGGGGGCTAAACAAACTGGCGGGTGGGCAACTTCAGCATCGCATGGAGGAATTAAAATTGGCTCAACTTCAG ATAAGATATTTGGCAGTAATTACTGTCAGCAAACTGAAGAGTCTATCCGATTTAGGCAGGGAAATGAAATGCAGAAAATGAAACAG GATTAA